One window of Globicephala melas chromosome 5, mGloMel1.2, whole genome shotgun sequence genomic DNA carries:
- the LOC115864423 gene encoding peptidyl-prolyl cis-trans isomerase A-like, protein MAMDGGPSGHISYELFADKFPKTAENFCALSTGEKGFGSQASCFHRIIPGFMCQGDDFTRHNGTGGKSISGEKFDETFILSHTSPGTLSTASAGSNTNDYQVFICTAKTEQLDGKHAVFGKVREDMNILGVIEYLQPKNGKDQQEYRRC, encoded by the exons ATGGCCATGGATGGTGGGCCCTCAGGCCACATCTCCTATGAGCTGTTTGCAGACAAATTTCCAAAGACAGCAGAAAACTTCTGTGCTCTGAGCACCGGGGAGAAAGGATTTGGTT cccaagcttccTGTTTTCACAGAATTATTCCGGGATTTATGTGCCAGGGTGATGACTTCACACGCCATAATGGCACAGGTGGCAAGTCCATCTCTGGGGAGAAATTTGATGAGACTTTCATCCTGAGTCATACCAGTCCTGGCACCTTGTCCACGGCAAGTGCTGGATCCAACACAAACGATTACCAGGTTTTCATCTGCACTGCCAAGACTGAGCAGTTGGATGGCAAGCATGCGGTCTTTGGCAAGGTGAGAGAGGACATGAATATTTTGGGAGTCATAGAGTACTTGCAGCCCAAGAATGGCAAAGACCAGCAAGAATATCGCCGTTGCTGA